A genomic window from Silene latifolia isolate original U9 population chromosome Y, ASM4854445v1, whole genome shotgun sequence includes:
- the LOC141629024 gene encoding uncharacterized protein LOC141629024: protein MVDGESSAPKPSLYPVYTVTNIQNKVNLFTLHARGYKVLHHIDDTPAPAKNDPLYDAWYEIDAHVLQWIYGTLSDELLPRVLEPDSTAQEAWNRVKNIFLNNKGARAASLESEFNNLKLGKFSSFDAYCQRLRKLSGQLKDVGAVVTD from the exons ATGGTCGACGGTGAATCCTCGGCTCCCAAACCCTCTCTCTATCCCGTCTACACTGTTACCAATATTCAGAATAAG GTGAATCTTTTCACCCTTCATGCCCGTGGATACAAGGTCCTCCACCATATTGACGATACACCTGCCCCTGCGAAGAATGATCCGTTGTACGATGCGTGGTATGAAATCGATGCTCACGTTTTGCAATGGATCTACGGCACATTGTCGGACGAGTTGTTGCCTCGTGTGCTTGAACCCGATTCTACCGCGCAAGAAGCATGGAATCGTGTCAAAAACATCTTTCTCAACAACAAGGGGGCTCGGGCTGCAAGTCTTGAGAGCGAATTCAATAACCTCAAGCTCGGTAAATTTTCGTCGTTTGATGCCTATTGTCAGCGTTTGCGCAAACTATCAGGCCAACTGAAAGACGTCGGTGCCGTCGTCACTGATTAA